The Pseudophryne corroboree isolate aPseCor3 chromosome 2, aPseCor3.hap2, whole genome shotgun sequence genome has a segment encoding these proteins:
- the ECRG4 gene encoding augurin has translation MGLLTFLRRFGVSCLVLVLVIVLVCPDLSSGNKLRLMLQKREAKEPAKTIVAVEGNKANEFLNTLKRPKRQLWDRSRPEVQQWYQQFLYMGFDETKYEDDMSYWMNQGRAGNEYYGGFHQHHYDEDAPIGPRNPYTFRHGAGVNYDDY, from the exons ATGGGACTTCTCACCTTCTTGAGGCGCTTTGGAGTCTCCTGTTTGGTCTTGGTACTTGTTATTGTACTTGTATGCCCTG ATCTTTCAAGTGGGAACAAACTCCGATTGATGCTCCAGAAAAGAGAAG CCAAGGAACCTGCCAAAACCATTGTGGCTGTAGAAGGAAACAAAGCAAATGAATTTTTAAATACACTAAAGCGACCAAAGCGCCAGCTCTGGGACCGGAGTCGGCCTGAAGTGCAGCAGTGGTACCAACAATTCCTCTACATGGGCTTTGATGAAACT AAATATGAAGATGATATGTCTTACTGGATGAATCAAGGTCGTGCTGGTAATGAGTACTATGGAGGTTTCCACCAGCACCACTATGACGAAGATGCACCTATTGGACCTCGTAATCCGTATACTTTCCGACATGGAGCCGGAGTGAACTATGACGACTATTAG